One genomic segment of Vibrio nitrifigilis includes these proteins:
- a CDS encoding ABC transporter ATP-binding protein gives MNADTPFLTLNNVSFTPNQQAIIQDLTLAFTQHERVGLVGASGSGKSTLLKLILGVNQPSLGQLACQGEPIRKRLWHSLNWYREQVQYIPQDPQNALPPMQSVAKVLAEPVKRLKKREVTLSELIHALKQVGLTEETLNKKAGELSGGQAQRVALARALMVKPVFLLADEPTSGLDLPLREQIKTLLLEVCQQNHMGLLLVTHDMSIVSGLCDRLLVMNHGAIVEDRPTQAVLTSPQHPYTQQLLEAVPSIELETSHFERRSA, from the coding sequence ATGAACGCTGATACTCCATTTTTGACCTTAAACAACGTCAGTTTTACGCCCAATCAACAGGCTATCATTCAGGATCTCACGTTAGCCTTCACTCAACACGAACGCGTGGGACTGGTTGGCGCATCGGGGAGCGGTAAATCTACCTTGCTCAAGCTAATTTTAGGGGTTAATCAACCCAGCTTGGGACAACTCGCCTGCCAAGGAGAGCCTATTCGTAAACGCTTATGGCATTCGTTGAATTGGTATCGCGAACAGGTGCAATACATACCGCAAGATCCACAAAATGCTCTGCCACCGATGCAAAGTGTGGCAAAGGTATTGGCTGAACCAGTAAAACGCCTCAAAAAACGAGAAGTGACGTTATCCGAACTCATTCACGCCCTAAAGCAGGTTGGACTGACAGAAGAAACACTGAATAAAAAAGCCGGCGAACTTTCTGGCGGACAAGCACAACGAGTGGCATTAGCTCGAGCTCTAATGGTAAAGCCTGTTTTTCTACTGGCTGACGAACCAACCAGTGGTTTGGATTTACCCCTACGTGAGCAGATAAAAACATTATTGCTTGAGGTGTGCCAACAAAATCACATGGGACTTTTACTGGTCACCCACGATATGTCGATTGTGTCGGGGCTATGTGACCGACTTTTGGTGATGAACCATGGTGCGATTGTTGAAGATCGCCCAACCCAAGCGGTGCTTACTTCGCCACAGCACCCATATACCCAACAATTATTGGAGGCGGTACCTAGCATAGAGCTGGAAACGTCTCATTTCGAAAGGCGCTCCGCGTAA
- a CDS encoding ABC transporter substrate-binding protein, translated as MKLLKQWPLLSVAICASLLSGCFDSTSDKPVSQASTTEATQDRIKLAMLLPPRSGLTPLSDDAFKLSRWSTAETLVILDQAGNLAPALATKWEQISPTEWRFELRPNVQFHDHSPFNAKAVVNSLQVAAKATPKPRILDGMNLTIKADGEHAVIVTSSKPDPLLAQRLTSPQLSILSPNAYQANGVINPITAGTGPFVLTAVNGTSSATLNRFNDYWGEKAQASGIDVNFVPDGIARAAALRTDNADIVEAIPVSQAPLLDPSLVHEVPMPRTNTLYLNTRYGVMKDPAVRAAVREAINREQIVNNVYEKRADIAQGLLGPALPWAAKLRQPVEHTVAPADPKGITITLATFTDRTELPEVAVYLAQQLNKAGFTVKQDVREYSQIESDALAGKFDAFILSRATVLDSGDPVAYMYSDFSCKGSFNIAQLCQPEIDQALQVAGSLPAGLERQKAIMAAENLILASDAAIPMLHERVIQGESKRVVGAIRDPRERTLIDSHTYIKNVE; from the coding sequence ATGAAACTATTAAAGCAGTGGCCATTGCTTAGTGTTGCCATCTGTGCCTCTTTATTGTCGGGTTGTTTTGATTCGACGAGCGACAAACCTGTCTCACAAGCGAGCACAACAGAAGCAACGCAAGATCGCATCAAGCTAGCCATGTTATTGCCGCCACGCTCAGGGTTAACACCGCTGAGTGATGACGCATTTAAGTTGTCCCGTTGGAGCACAGCCGAAACCTTGGTGATCTTAGACCAAGCTGGCAATCTGGCTCCGGCACTTGCAACAAAATGGGAACAGATTTCACCAACCGAATGGCGCTTCGAACTTCGTCCGAACGTGCAATTTCATGATCACAGCCCATTTAATGCCAAGGCTGTAGTCAACTCACTGCAAGTGGCCGCTAAGGCAACCCCAAAACCACGTATTCTTGATGGCATGAACCTTACCATTAAGGCCGATGGTGAACACGCCGTTATCGTGACCAGTTCAAAACCTGATCCTCTTTTGGCGCAGCGTTTAACCAGCCCGCAATTATCCATTTTGTCACCGAATGCCTACCAAGCAAACGGTGTGATTAATCCAATTACTGCCGGAACCGGTCCGTTTGTACTGACGGCAGTAAATGGCACCAGTTCAGCAACCTTAAATCGTTTTAACGATTACTGGGGTGAGAAAGCCCAGGCATCGGGTATTGACGTGAACTTTGTTCCTGATGGTATCGCTCGTGCTGCTGCACTGCGCACTGATAACGCCGATATTGTTGAAGCAATTCCGGTATCGCAAGCCCCACTGCTTGACCCTTCGTTAGTTCATGAAGTGCCAATGCCACGCACCAATACCCTGTATCTCAATACCCGTTACGGTGTGATGAAAGATCCTGCAGTACGCGCTGCGGTTCGCGAAGCCATTAATCGCGAGCAAATCGTCAATAATGTGTATGAAAAACGTGCTGATATTGCCCAAGGTCTATTAGGTCCAGCGCTACCTTGGGCGGCGAAGTTGCGCCAACCCGTTGAACACACTGTCGCACCTGCTGATCCCAAAGGCATCACTATTACTTTGGCGACGTTTACCGACCGTACTGAACTACCGGAAGTGGCAGTTTACCTCGCACAACAGTTAAACAAAGCTGGCTTTACCGTTAAACAAGATGTTCGTGAATACTCACAAATCGAATCGGATGCACTAGCGGGCAAGTTCGATGCGTTTATTTTGTCACGAGCAACCGTATTGGACTCTGGCGATCCAGTGGCGTACATGTACAGCGACTTTAGCTGTAAAGGATCGTTTAATATTGCGCAGCTTTGCCAACCAGAGATTGATCAAGCACTACAAGTCGCTGGCAGTCTACCTGCAGGGCTTGAACGCCAAAAAGCGATCATGGCAGCAGAGAACCTGATTTTGGCCAGCGATGCGGCCATTCCTATGCTGCACGAGCGTGTGATCCAAGGCGAATCGAAACGAGTGGTTGGCGCCATTCGCGATCCTCGTGAACGCACCTTGATTGATAGCCATACCTACATCAAAAACGTCGAGTAA